A section of the Venturia canescens isolate UGA chromosome 11, ASM1945775v1, whole genome shotgun sequence genome encodes:
- the Snm1 gene encoding protein artemis, whose product MSTFRGFVKEIPGITVDRFDGDNWNASVYFLTHSHTDHTVGLCGNFFRHLESTGRRLYCTQLTKLFLLRKYEVEDKFAPCIIELKPCAPRIVDYQWKGQKEVITVNCIPAGHSPGSVMFIFEQDSKRVLCTGDFRILPVDLPKIKPLNSTDGSGTIPLKFDNIYLDTTFLNPEYAEFPTRNQSLDTICKRVREWLGRSTKNIVSLECSALTGSEFIFMELMEKIGKPIHVKDNIYEDYLRIEELARCVTLNPTVTPLHACVSKRFSRDQLPCRTEVDGENILTIVVSAYRWRNRKLSTFSEWDKTKKNRLYVCCSMHPSYNELQAFLEYFQPLNVHPCVDPPADSQLCASDVLREMRQKYCPKPETKIDYDLKSLIGNSSGKKRSRSQYISDDSSD is encoded by the coding sequence ATGTCGACATTCAGAGGTTTCGTAAAGGAAATTCCTGGCATAACCGTGGATCGCTTCGACGGTGATAATTGGAATGCTTCAGTGTATTTCCTCACACATTCCCATACGGACCACACAGTAGGGCTGTGCGGAAacttttttcgacatttgGAATCCACTGGACGACGACTCTACTGCACCCAATTGACAAAACTATTTCTTCTGAGGAAATATGAAGTCGAAGACAAATTTGCACCATGCATAATAGAACTGAAACCTTGTGCTCCAAGGATCGTGGATTATCAGTGGAAAGGACAAAAAGAAGTAATCACTGTGAATTGCATTCCTGCTGGACATTCTCCGGGTTCAGTGATGTTCATTTTTGAACAAGACAGTAAACGCGTTCTCTGTACAGGAGATTTTCGAATATTACCGGTTGATTTACCCAAAATCAAGCCATTAAACTCGACCGACGGCTCCGGAACAATTCCcctcaaatttgacaatatttATCTTGATACAACTTTCTTGAACCCAGAATATGCAGAGTTTCCCACCAGAAATCAAAGTCTGGATACAATTTGTAAGAGAGTCCGAGAATGGTTGGGTCGAAGCaccaaaaacattgtttcTCTTGAGTGTTCAGCTCTTACCGGTTCTGAGTTTATTTTCATGGagttgatggaaaaaataggCAAACCGATTCATGTTAAGGACAATATTTATGAAGATTATCTAAGAATCGAGGAGTTGGCCAGGTGCGTAACACTCAACCCTACCGTGACTCCGCTGCACGCTTGTGTCAGCAAGCGATTCAGCAGAGATCAATTGCCGTGTAGAACGGAGGTTGATGGAGAGAATATTTTAACAATTGTTGTCTCTGCCTATCGCTGGAGAAATCGCAAACTCTCTACTTTTTCTGAGTGGGACAAGACGAAGAAGAATCGTTTGTATGTCTGTTGTTCGATGCACCCGTCTTACAACGAACTTCAGGCTTTTCTCGAGTACTTTCAACCACTCAATGTTCATCCCTGCGTTGACCCACCCGCAGATTCTCAACTTTGTGCTTCTGATGTGCTCAGAGAAATGAGGCAGAAGTATTGTCCAAAGCCAGAGACAAAGATTGATTATGATTTGAAATCATTAATCGGAAACTCCTCAGGAAAAAAGAGAAGCCGATCTCAATATATCAGTGATGATAGCAGTGATTGA